The following is a genomic window from Amycolatopsis australiensis.
CAGGGCCGACGAAAGCCGGTGCGCGATCACGACCAGGACACCACCCCGCGCGGCGAAGGCCCGCTCCGCGCGAGCTTCCGACACCGGGTCGAGATGGGAGGTCGCCTCATCGAGGATCACGAATTCCGCCGCACTGGCGTAAACCCTGGCCAGCGCGAGAAGCTGCGCTTCGCCCGCGGAGATGCCTTCGCCACCGTGACCGATCTCGGCGTCGAGGCCGCCCAGGCGGCGAAGCAACGCGCCGGCGCACACGGCCTCCAGCGCGTCCGATAACACGTCGTCCGAAGCTGACGGAGCGAAGAGACCGACGTTGTCGCGGACTGTCCCCGCGAAGACGTATGCCTCCTGCGGGATCAACGCGACGAGTTCGTGTCGGAGCGCAGCGGGCACCTCGCGGACCGGGACACCGCCAAGCAGCACACGGCCTTCCTGAGGCGTGAGCATCCCGGTCAGCAAGCCGGCCAATGTCGACTTGCCGATTCCGCTCGGCCCGACGACGGCGAGGTGCTCCCCCGGCCGCAGGTCGAGGTCCAGTCCACGGACCACGGGCTCGGCGGTCGCGCCCCAGCCGAACGTCAGGCCACGGACTTGGACGTCGGCTCCGCGCGGGGTCGCCGTCCCGTCGGGCACGGCGGGAAGCTGGGCCGTCTCCGCCAACCTGCGAAGCGCGACCAGCAGGCGCAGGACGACCGTGCCCGCTGTGGCCGCCAGGCCGCGCAGGGCCGGTTGCATCGTCGTAGCCAGGTAGACCAGTGCGCCCAGGGCCGCGCCCGCGGTCAGCTCGCCACGCGCCACCAAGCCCGGCGCCAACGCCAGCGCGAGCAACAACGGGATGAACCCGCCGAGCGAGATCACCAGCGCCCGGAGGGCGTTCGACCGCGCCACGCGGATCGCGGCCATCGCCTGCGAGTCGACCGCGTCGTACATCGCCAACGCGGCGATGGGCTCGGCACCACAGGCCACGATGTCACGCATCCCGGCCAGGGACGCGCCGGCCGTCGCGGCCGTGTGCTCGTCCGCCAGGGCCAGCGCGCGCTGCCGACGAGCGAGAGACGGAAGGAGGCAGACGAACGCGACCAACGCGGTCACGACCGGCACCGCGACGGGGATCACCAAAGCTCCGGCAACCGTCACCAACCCGGCGATCGCGGATGCTGTGGTCACCAGCATTCCGCGGGCTTGCACCAGCAAGCCGCCGGTCGCGTCGCGGACCACCTCGACGTGCTGGGTGATCCGGGCGACGCCGCTGGAGTCGGGCTGGTTACGTGGCGGGGACGCGTCGTGCAGCACACCGCGAACCACAGCGGTCACCAAGGCGTCGCGCAGCGGCTCGACCACCTTGCCGAGCTGGTGCCAGACCATCCGCGCGCCGAACGCGCCGAGCACGGCGGCCAAGCCGAACAACGCCAGCCAGCCGAGCCCGGCAGCCGGGTCGCCGACCGAGAAACCGCGATCTACGGACAGCTCGACCAGCCGTCCCGAGAAGAAAGCAGGTACGCCTTCAAGCAGCGAACACCCGAGCAACACCACACCGCCACGCCATTGCCCGGCGAGAGCGGACCAGTACAACCGGCGCAGGCTCACTCGTCGTCCTCCGTGAAGACACCTCGGTAGCCGGGCTCCTGCCAGAGGGCGGCGTGCGGGGCGACCGCGCGGATCCGGCCGTCCTCGAGCCAGACCACCAGGTCGGCGCGGGCGGCGGTGCCCGCCCGGTGGGTCACGACGACGCGCGTGCGTCCGGGCAGCGCGTCGGACAGGGCACGCTCGACCGCGGCCTCGGTGACCGTGTCGAGGCTGGCGGTGGCGTCGTCGAAGATCAGGACGCGCGGGTTGTGCACGATCGCTCGGGCCAGGCCGAGCCGCTGGGCCTCGCCGCCTGAAAGCGGTGTCTCCGTCAACGGCGTGCGGTAACCGTCGGGCAGGCGGACGACGACCTCGTCGACCTGCGCGGTCCGGCAGGCGCTGCGGACGGCGGACTCCCCGGCCCAGGAGCCGTACCCGACTGCGTCGGCGACCGTGGCGCCGAGCAGCGCCGGGCGTTCGAAGGCGTAGCCGACGACCGCGCGCAGTTCCTCGCGGCGGATCTGCTCGAGCGGGCGACCGTCGAGCAGGACCTGACCCTCGTCGGGTGTGAGCAGACCGCCGAGCACGCCGGTCAGCGCGGACTTGCCCGAGCCGGAACGGCCGACGACGGCGACGAACGTGCCGCCGTCGATGCGCAGGTCGATTTCGGCCAGCGCACCCGCGACGCCGACGTGCCGAAGCTCGATGGTGCCGTCGCCGCGCAGGAGCGAGAGCTTGCCGGGCACGGGTTCGGGCTCGTCGAGAACCTCGGCGAGCCGCTCGGCGCAGCCGCGCGCCCGAGACAGCGTGGTGAGCAGCGGGATCTGGGTGACCAGCCCGAGGCCGAGGGCGACGTAGCCGAGCGTCGCCACGACGTCGCCGACGCTGAGTCTGCCTTCGAGTACGCCGAAGCCCGCCGCGGCCAGCACGGACAGCTCGACCGCCGGGGTCAGGAGACCCGCTCGCCAGACCATCCGGGCCTGGGTGCGCCAGAGGCCCTGACCGGCGAGCCTCAGCTTCGGCAGGGGGCGGAGGACTCGCTCGGCTTCGCGGTCGGCGGTGCCGGACGCGGCGATGGTGCGCAGGCCGGCGACCGCGTCGACCATCCGGGCCGCCAGCTCACCGGAAACCCGCTGGTAGGTGAGGACGTCGTCGGCGGTGCGGCGGAGGTGGCTGCGGGCGAGCAGCAGCGCGAACGGGATGCTGCCCAGGAAGACGAGCGCCAGGTGCCAGTCCAGCACGGCGAGCAGCACGACGGCGCCGGTCGAGATGATCAGCATCGAGCCGCACTGGACGACGATCGTGACGATGGCGCCGGCGCCGACGCAGTCGCCGGTGAGGCGGCTGATCGCGTCGCCCTCGGCGAGGCGTGACCGAGTGCCCAACGCGAACAGCTTGTCGGCGACCGTGCGGCGCAGCCAGGCGGACGCCGTCGCGGTGACTCGGGTGGTCAGGATGCCGCCGACGACGTCGGCCGCGATCTCCGCGCCGCCGACCAGCAGCAGCCAGGACACTTCGCGCCAGCTCGGGCGGCCCGCGACCACGGTGTCGACCGCGGCCGCGAGCGCGCCGGGCAGGAGGAGACCGGCCGCGGTGGCGACCAGCGCGGTGCCGACGACGGCGGCCAGCCGGGCGCGGTCGAGGCCGGCCACTCTGGCCAGCAACCGATCGGCGGGGCCGCGCATCTCACTCCTTCGGATGAGGTACCGCCGGGGCGGTACCGGGCCACAATGAAAGTGCGGGAGCGGCGCACTTGGCCTGTGCCGCTCCCGCACCATTCACCTGGGCACTACCTGCCCGTGCTCCGCCAGGTCAGTGGCAGGTCAGCAGGCTGATGGTGCTGTCGGCGCAGGAGGCCAGCAGGCTGAGGTTCGACGTGCCGCCGCCACCGCCACCGTGGCCGCCGTCGAGCACCTCGGGGGTCTCCATGGCCTGCAGGTCCAGAACGAGTTCCATCGGTGTTCCTTCCTTCGGTTCTTTCTCTGGTCCGCCGGTCAACGACCGGTGGTCTGGAGGGACGGCGTGCCGCCCAGGAAAGGCAGCACCTCCTTGCCGTCCAGGAGGGCGGCGAGCGCGAGCAGGATTCCCGCGCCGCCGGTCTTGAGGTCCATCGACAGGCGCAGCAGCTGGTTGCCGGGGAAGGCGAGGCCGCCCTTGAACGGCACCGCGTACCAGGCCAGCCGGGCCAGGTGCAGGTCGATCGCCGTGCGGAT
Proteins encoded in this region:
- a CDS encoding ABC transporter ATP-binding protein; amino-acid sequence: MSLRRLYWSALAGQWRGGVVLLGCSLLEGVPAFFSGRLVELSVDRGFSVGDPAAGLGWLALFGLAAVLGAFGARMVWHQLGKVVEPLRDALVTAVVRGVLHDASPPRNQPDSSGVARITQHVEVVRDATGGLLVQARGMLVTTASAIAGLVTVAGALVIPVAVPVVTALVAFVCLLPSLARRQRALALADEHTAATAGASLAGMRDIVACGAEPIAALAMYDAVDSQAMAAIRVARSNALRALVISLGGFIPLLLALALAPGLVARGELTAGAALGALVYLATTMQPALRGLAATAGTVVLRLLVALRRLAETAQLPAVPDGTATPRGADVQVRGLTFGWGATAEPVVRGLDLDLRPGEHLAVVGPSGIGKSTLAGLLTGMLTPQEGRVLLGGVPVREVPAALRHELVALIPQEAYVFAGTVRDNVGLFAPSASDDVLSDALEAVCAGALLRRLGGLDAEIGHGGEGISAGEAQLLALARVYASAAEFVILDEATSHLDPVSEARAERAFAARGGVLVVIAHRLSSALRADRVLVMDGRETALGAHSELLARSARYAELMQAWAAPVAGEAATGARPAAGADSQPAGTGGSLPAGSGAAVGGAPSGDGPATTAVPRVGGGAAVGGAPSGNGSATTLGPLPGSGSSSAGGAPSGDGSGTTSGPLADHSAAATGSTPRSPSVSRAARVS
- a CDS encoding SapB/AmfS family lanthipeptide, whose amino-acid sequence is MELVLDLQAMETPEVLDGGHGGGGGGTSNLSLLASCADSTISLLTCH
- a CDS encoding ABC transporter ATP-binding protein, with translation MRGPADRLLARVAGLDRARLAAVVGTALVATAAGLLLPGALAAAVDTVVAGRPSWREVSWLLLVGGAEIAADVVGGILTTRVTATASAWLRRTVADKLFALGTRSRLAEGDAISRLTGDCVGAGAIVTIVVQCGSMLIISTGAVVLLAVLDWHLALVFLGSIPFALLLARSHLRRTADDVLTYQRVSGELAARMVDAVAGLRTIAASGTADREAERVLRPLPKLRLAGQGLWRTQARMVWRAGLLTPAVELSVLAAAGFGVLEGRLSVGDVVATLGYVALGLGLVTQIPLLTTLSRARGCAERLAEVLDEPEPVPGKLSLLRGDGTIELRHVGVAGALAEIDLRIDGGTFVAVVGRSGSGKSALTGVLGGLLTPDEGQVLLDGRPLEQIRREELRAVVGYAFERPALLGATVADAVGYGSWAGESAVRSACRTAQVDEVVVRLPDGYRTPLTETPLSGGEAQRLGLARAIVHNPRVLIFDDATASLDTVTEAAVERALSDALPGRTRVVVTHRAGTAARADLVVWLEDGRIRAVAPHAALWQEPGYRGVFTEDDE